The Spiroplasma endosymbiont of Crioceris asparagi genome contains the following window.
AAGAATTAGAAAAAGAAGGAATTAAAGTTGGTAAGGATTTACAAATCGGAATGATGGTTGAAATTCCTGCCGCTGCTGTTAATGCAGATAAATTTGCTAAATACTCAGATTTTTTCTCAGTTGGAACAAATGACTTAATTCAATACTCAATGGCTGCTGATAGAATGAGTGAAAATGTTGCTTATCTATATCAACCATATAACCCTTCAATTTTAAAATTATTAAAATTAACAATTGATGGTGCACACAAGCACAAAAAATGAGTTGGAATGTGTGGAGAAATGGCTGGAGAACCTAATGCAATTCCATTGTTAATGGGATTGGGATTAGATGCATTTTCAATGTCAGCAACAAGTATTCCAAGAGCAAGAAGTATTATTTCAAAATTAACTTTAAAAGAAACACAAGAATTAGCTGAAAAAGCATTGGAATGTGAAACTACAAAAGAAGTATTAGACTTAGTAAAAAAAGTTATCAAATTATAGTAGAATAAATTAGAGGAGATATAAAATGGGTTTATTTTCAAAAAAACCAAAAATGGTTGAAATATTTGCACCAGTAGATGGTGAATTAATTGAACTTTCAAAAGTTAATGATGAAGTGTTCGCAGAAAAAATGTTAGGAGACGGATTAGCTGTTATTCCAGCAAATGGTGATTTCATTTCACCAGCAGATGGTGAATTAGTTACCGTTTTCCCTTCAGGACATGCATTTGGATTAAGAACATCTTTAGGTGCAGAAATTTTATTACATATTGGAATGGATACAGTTTCATTAAACGGAGACGGATTTGATGTTAAAGTTAGTCAAGGTCAAAAAGTTAAAAAAGGTGAACATTTAGTTAAAGTTGATTTAGAAAAAATTAAATCAAAAGATTTATCAATTCAAACACCAATTGTTTTTACCACAGAATCAATGGATGGTAAAAAAATGGAAATTATCAAAGGAACAGGAAATGTTAAAAAAGGCGATTTAATTGCTAAAATAATTTCAAAATAATTTATATTTTAAAAAAGAGTCGCAAGATTCTTTTTTTATTTTCACTTAAATATATAATTAAGTCATGAATAAATTTAAATTAGCTATTAAAAAAAGTAACGAAAAATATAATAATACTTTTAACTTAACCGACTTTCGAAGAGATGGACTTTTATTTATACTTTTTGTTTTAGTAATTCCAATGATAAGTTGCTTTTTATTATTTGCTGTGTTTAATAATTTTAAAGCTTTTTCAACAGATCAAAAA
Protein-coding sequences here:
- a CDS encoding PTS glucose transporter subunit IIA, which codes for MGLFSKKPKMVEIFAPVDGELIELSKVNDEVFAEKMLGDGLAVIPANGDFISPADGELVTVFPSGHAFGLRTSLGAEILLHIGMDTVSLNGDGFDVKVSQGQKVKKGEHLVKVDLEKIKSKDLSIQTPIVFTTESMDGKKMEIIKGTGNVKKGDLIAKIISK